Proteins from one Arsenophonus apicola genomic window:
- the ydiK gene encoding AI-2E family transporter YdiK, with product MEKTQSPNDLPKFIFSIIAILLMITACFWVLKPFILGFLWAGMVVIATWPLFKKIESKLWHKKWLASIAMTLIVILLFVIPFAILIGSIIQNSAPLIEWAKSPTEIRLPELLWLKNLPLIGNKLFYGWHTLVANGGNTLIAKLQPYVGEATSWFLAQAINAGRFMFHLIVMLLFSALLYLKGESVILNIRHFAIRLAGTRGDTAIVLAGQSIRAVALGVVVTALIQAITSGIGLALADIPYAAILTILIFVCCVAQLGPLLIMVPSIIWLFWSGDTSWAIIMIVWSIIVATMDGVLRPILIKMGANLSMILILIGVIGGILSFGVIGLFIGPVVLAVSHNLLTAWINEVARPTKLLNNLNKSNLYKKDP from the coding sequence ATGGAAAAAACGCAATCCCCTAATGATTTACCCAAATTTATTTTTAGTATAATTGCTATTTTATTAATGATAACAGCATGTTTTTGGGTATTAAAACCGTTCATACTTGGTTTTCTCTGGGCAGGCATGGTGGTTATTGCAACCTGGCCATTATTTAAAAAAATTGAAAGCAAACTATGGCATAAAAAATGGCTAGCCAGTATAGCCATGACACTAATAGTAATCTTATTGTTCGTTATTCCTTTTGCAATATTAATTGGCAGCATTATACAAAATAGTGCTCCACTAATTGAATGGGCCAAGTCGCCAACTGAAATAAGATTACCTGAATTATTGTGGTTAAAAAATCTCCCCTTGATTGGTAATAAACTCTTTTATGGTTGGCATACCTTAGTCGCTAATGGCGGTAATACATTAATTGCTAAACTACAACCGTATGTTGGAGAAGCAACCAGTTGGTTCTTAGCCCAAGCCATTAATGCCGGGCGCTTTATGTTCCATCTTATCGTAATGTTACTATTTAGTGCATTACTCTATCTAAAAGGGGAAAGTGTGATATTAAATATCCGACATTTTGCTATTCGCCTGGCAGGTACACGAGGTGATACCGCTATTGTGCTTGCAGGTCAATCAATTCGTGCCGTTGCGTTAGGTGTCGTTGTAACCGCATTAATCCAGGCGATTACCAGTGGTATTGGTTTAGCTTTAGCAGATATTCCTTACGCCGCAATATTAACAATTCTTATCTTTGTATGTTGTGTTGCCCAACTTGGTCCTTTATTGATTATGGTACCCTCCATAATATGGTTATTCTGGTCAGGCGACACCAGCTGGGCCATTATTATGATTGTATGGAGCATAATTGTCGCAACAATGGATGGTGTACTACGTCCAATCTTAATAAAGATGGGGGCAAATTTATCAATGATCCTGATCTTAATTGGCGTTATTGGTGGAATTTTATCATTCGGTGTGATTGGTCTTTTTATTGGCCCGGTAGTTTTAGCTGTCTCACATAATTTACTAACCGCCTGGATAAATGAGGTCGCGAGACCAACTAAATTATTAAACAATTTAAACAAATCTAATTTATATAAGAAAGATCCTTAA